TATCTTTTCAAGATCTGTCATGCCGTTATCAACTTGCTCTTTTGCGAAAGTTCGCCCTTCCTTGGCTGCTTGTAAATTTTCATACTCTTTAGTAAGAGCGACTATTTTGTTTATTTCCTCTTGAGTTCCATTGGTACTTTTAGCATCTTGTAATGCCTTTAATTCCTTAGCATCAGCAATGGCACCTTTTACCTCAAGCCTTGCTACGGCAATATTATTCTCAAGCTCTTTTATTTTGGAAGCTGCTGAGCTAGTTTTTCCTGCACCGTCATTATTAACTTCGTAAAGCTGGGATAGCGCAGCTATTAATGGGTAAACTTGCTCTGGTAGACCCTCAATATTTCCTTTTAATAAATCCCCAGATTGAACAGCTTTAAATAATGACGCTTGATATTTACCAGCATCATCACCAAGAGTAGATAATACACCTTGATAAATATATGCTTGTTTGGTTAAGCCTTTTTGTTTTAATTCAGCTATTTCAGTTTCTTGCGCTAACTTAGCAATATTTTTAGTTATACTATCAGTTGCGTCTTTACTGAATGCTTCGTTTAGAACATTTGTTGAACCTGCTAGATTATCTGTTGCATTAGCGGCTTCGTTAGATATTTTATTATAATTATCTAATGTGGTTTTTTGCTCAGTTAAAGCTTGCCCTATTTTATCTTGCGCAGCTAGCAATAACTTCAATTGGTTTTGGTATCGTTCACCATGCCCTTCAACGTTAAACTGCGCTGCAGCATCAGCTTCAGCTTGCTTAAATTCATTTACCTTATCTGTTGCTTTATCATATTGCTTTTGCTGCTCCGCAATATCCTCAGAAAGCCTAACCTTTGCGGCTTCTCTTTGAATATTATTCATTTTTTTATAAGCGGCAGTTAAGCTACCTATATCTATAGCTAAATTTATAGCTTTTTCTCTCGCTGCTTCAGCGCTAGCCGACCAACTCATGAAAGCCCCCGCAGCAATTAACAAAATTCCAGCAGGGCCACCTAACATTGACATAGCGCCTTTTAATCCATTTGCGGCGACTGTTGATACTTTGGTAGCTGTAGCGAGTCTTGCTTGAGCGGCTGTTTCTTTATCAATTAAAATAGTTCTTTGAGCTTCAATAGCATTTAGTTGCTGATTAATTCCTTTTAATTGAAATTTCGATGTTGTTATGGCTTTTGTCGCTAATAGATTTTGTTTTCTTACAGTTAACGCTCTACCTTCTGTTTCTAAAGCTATTAACTCATCAGCTACTAATTTTTTAGTCGCGGCTGACTCTTGTAATGTCGCAATAACTTTCTCTGCACTTTGCTTAGTTGCTGCTGCCATTGATGTAATATATTTGCCTGCATAAACCGCAGCTAGAATGCCCAAGCCATTAGCTAAAATATCGACATGCTGAGAAACTAGCACAAGAGAATCAACAAGTAACCCTGTCGCGCCAGTTGAGTTATTCAGCTCTCCTAGATATTTTTTTAGATTATTAGTTACGCGTGTTAAACCATCATTAACCGTATTTCGCATGTTATCAGCAAGCTTAGCTGTTTCATCTTGCGCCGAAATCATTGCTTGGGAAAATTGTTGCATAGATAATTTACCGCTATCAGCCATGCTTCTAACTTCTGATTCGGTTTTATTTAGCTGTGAGCCGAGTGTTTTTAATATGCTTGGCATGGCATTAAATACAGCCATAGCTTCAACACCAGACAATTTGCCTTTCATTTGTGCTTTAGTTAATGCATTAATAGCTGACTCAGCGCCCATCGAACTAGTTTTATTGATGGTCATTAAATTTGATAATGTATCAATATAATCCAATGTATCATTAGTGCTATAGCCTAACTCTTTCATCGAATTGGATAGCTTAATATATAACTCTGATGATTCCTCTATGCTGCGCCCATTACGGTTTGAAGTTTCAAGTAGCTTATCCATTATATCTTTGGTTTGTGAAACTGTAGCACCAGTATTACCGATTCTATCTTCCAGTTCATTCCAGCCTTGAGCATAAGCTAGTATTTGGCTTGATACTAGAGCAGCACTAACCGCCTTAGCAACAGTGGTGAGTTTACCTAGTGAATTGCCTGCGCTTGCTGCTGATGATTCTACCTTCTTAAGCCCTTTGGCTGCTATTTCGCCATTGTCATTTAACTTTAGTAACTGCTCTCTAACTTTACCTGAGTTTTCAAGTAAGTTTTTAGTATCAAGTGATACCTCGTAAACTATATTACCTTCTGTATAAGTCGCCATTTATTCACCCACTAAAAAACCGCACTAGGCGGCTAAGATAAATTTCATTTGTCCTTGAATGTTAAAGATGGTTGAGCATCTCGCTTCAAAGTCTTTATAGTCAATACAACCTTTTGCAATAGTCGTTATAGCGATTAACTGATCTTCTACTGACTTTAAAGCCTCAGGTTTTAAATACTGATGGATCTTGTCACCTTTATTTAATTTGTCTTTAATGCTTTTATAAACAAATTTAGGTAACACGATTCCATATACCCATTTTTGAGTAATTAGCCCGAATAATGCAGGACAGCCTCCAATATGATTATTGAATGGTAAACTGGTCATTTTAGATAATGCTTGATAGAACGGATCTTGAAATTTCTTATCCCATGATTGAGGCTTTCTATGTGTTAAAATTGCCATAACTTGTTCATCGGTGTAACTGACTTTCTGTGAGCGAATTAATTTATCTATTTGTAAATCGCACCAAACTCCAAAATCATCAGATAACCACCGAGCAAATGCTACCGCTAACTTTGGATGAAACCATGTTCCTGATTTTGCTCCACCTCTAGTTGTTTTAACTAACTCAAAGTCCGATTTTCGGACATCGAACCCTAGAGCCTTAGCTAGCGCATCAATATAACTACCCGTACTTGGAAGCTCTAACCATTTAGCTGGTTTTTTACCAAACTTTTTTGCTGCTTCAGTTGCATTTATCCACCCATCATTATTAAAGCCTACTTGATGTCCCTTAAAATCAAATTTAATAATATTCATTTGCTTTTTCCTTTTAGAAATGAACCCTAGTCGCAAAGAAAATAGCCCACAACAGGAAAGCAATAACCTAACTACTTTCATAGGGTTCATTTCTAATAGGGTTGTGATTGTTACTGCCTAGCGACAGGCATAAAAAAAGCGACCAAAGCCGCTGTCATTGATATGTTTTAAGTCGTTCCGCTCGTCGTTTTTCGTAAGCGTCCATCACGCTATCGTATTCTTTCGCGGTAAAGCCATCATTGTCTGGATATTTATTTGCCATCAGAATAATATACTCAGTCATTGTGAGCCTCATTGCGTCATTAAGCGATAAGCCTAAATGAACACGAGCATTACTGATGTATTGGTTTACATCAAATTTTGGTTGGTATTGCTTAACTTCGTTACGTTGAGATACTCTTATATTCGCATGGCCACTTATACCGTATTTCAAAAGCGATATGGCTATGTTTATTTTAGTATCCGAACTTAGCGCTAATTCGCTTGCATCTTCATCACAGCAGCAATCAATCACTAAACTAGCTAGCTTTTCTTGTCGCTTTATATGTGTTTTTATTTCTTTAGTTACTAATTTATTCATGCTCTTATTAAATGATTGTAATAATTGCATGTGCCGGTTATTGACGAGGGTTGAATAGATATCAATAATTTGCTCTGAATCTCCAATTTTTGAGATATTTTCAAATGATGGAGTTAGTTTAAACTCTATATTTTTATCGCTTAAAAATCCCTTTAACCTTTGTTTTATTAATATTTCGCCTATATCAACCCTTATCATTGATTAATCCCCTGTTACATTACTAGTGGTAACTGATGTGATTTTAACGGTTTGAGAAGCGGCTACTTTAAACTCTAACGATGCGCTAACGATATCATTCGATCCACCACTCCAGCTTAATGACGTGATTGCCATATACCCAACAAACGTATTATTGCCATACATTAAACGCACCCATATACTCGGTTGTCTCTTATTTGAAATTTCTGTTACAAAATATCGTTCCAACTTATAGAAACCGTACTCATCAAGCTTATCATTGATTCTAACTTCGCCTTCAAATGAGAGTGCAATATCGGCATTAGTCACGATAGCTTCAACAAAGCCACCTTGGTCATCTGCATCACTTGTAACAGTATTTGGACTGTAATCCAAGCCTTTCGACGTCCCCGCCATTAGTGCTTTCCAATCAGCTTCCTTTGGCGTTGAATCAGGGCAACCGTCACAAACTTCCAGCACCACGGCAGCCCCAAATAATTTATTATTCTGTAGTTCACATACAGCCATGTCATTCTCCTAAATAAAAAAACCGCCGAAGCGGTATGTAATTGTTTAATTCCCGTGTTTTATGGACACCTGTAATCGATAAACGATTCTACTATCCTCAGTTGTTATTGGCGTCGGTATTGCTCCTACTACCTGAATTGAGCCTAAACACTCATCAAATTGATTTTTCATGATGTAATCAACAATATTAGTAACTAAGTCATCAATGCTCTCAGGGTCGTTATCTGGCGCGATAAAATCGACTAATACATGATATTCATTACCTAACGTACTGCTTAATATAGAGCCGCCATTAGGTCTAAATACAATATAGGTTTTATCCTTTCCTTTATCTTTCCAAATTAGATACTGAATAACGGCATTACTAATAGAGCCAGATTTGGCAAGATACTCCCTAAGCTGCTTATACATCTTCATAATGCCATTTCCTTTCTTATTACTTCATCTCTAAGCCTTGCTGTATCTTCAAATCCTTTGTTCAAAAAGTCTTTCTTGGCTGTTGCTCGTTTAAATGCCATATGAATACTAGGATCAGCAACATAAGCCGCATAGTTAGCTGAATAGCCAACACGGCCTGTAATCAAACCCTTTTTAACCGATACTTCACGGAACTGGCTATTAATTAATGTTGATGTATCAATAGGAGTGTAAATAGCGGCTTGAGCAGCGCCAATCATTAATGTTGCTTGTATGGCTCTTACTGCTTTACGTCCTTGAACATCTTCAATAATTGCATTAAGCCTATCAATGCTTTGCTTAACGCCTTTCACATTAACACCCATATCACACCGCCGTTATTAGTGTAAAATCATCAGCTAAACGCCCGAAAGTATCAGCATATCGAATGATATGCCTAATCCTATCTGCCCCAGCTTTTATTGGGTCAACTTCAATGCTTTCGCCAAATAAAATATAATCATCTACCTTGGCTTTATCATACTCAGTCCAGAATGTGTTTTTAACCGCAAACCCTAAACCGATATTATTAAGCTTATTAGATGCCTCCATGCCATAATCACAAGTGATTATTTCCGGTCCGCTGAATGTTTTTTTACTATATTCATCTTCACCTATGCATCGCCAAATAGTAGCTTTTGCTGTGTATGACCAGTTAGCTAAATCAGACATGAATCACCCCCTGATTACATTAAACTGTAATAAACTATTACTTCTAACGATAGGAAGTGCCAAGGTGCATTCTTTCGTATCTAACTTACTTAACATTGACAGCAAAGATGATCTCCCATCATCAAAATATTGGTAAGAACGAGAAGCACCCGACGGGGCAGATTCTGATGATACTTTTCTTACATCTGACGATGAGAGCAAGAGCATAACGGAATACATTTTAATAAGCTTAATGACATAATCCGAATAACCTGTAGCATCAAGGCAACCATCAATAGTATTAACGAGCGATATCAGTGACTCCAAAATGAAATCAGTTGCTACAAATCCCATTGAAGATAGCTGTTGTTTTGCCTGCTCTAATGTAATTTCGATTGACATAATTCACCTAAAGAAAGGGGCGAACCCCTTTATTATTTCGCTGGAGCAGATTTTGTGATTGATTTACCAAACGTAACTAATACGCCTGCTGTATCTTTAATGCTTGTCGCAATCTTACCCCAATTAGCAGAATCACTGATTTGAGCATTTGTTGGCGATTTAATACTATCTTTAGCCCATTGATAACCGCGAACACCTAGGGTAAAGTCATACTCACCTTGCATTAAGGCCTTAACGTTCTCTTGGCCTAAAACATCTTGTGCTTTCATGATTAATGGTGAAGTTGCTACCGCAGCTGCGCCAACAGTTAATCCTAATACGTTTTGTTTATCACCATCAGATAACGCTGGAATATCAGAAACAACAAAGCGTCTCCCCATACCATCTTGCATTATAGAAATATTACCAATCTGGAATAGTCGATTTGCATTAGTCAGTGTCTCATCAATAAAATCATTATAAGTCGCACCATCCATTAGCCATGTAACTAAACGAGAGTGAGCATCACCAAATGGTCTAGCTCCTTTATTTAATCCTCTTAGAGAAGGTGATACACCTGCAGCGGTGGATAGGTCTGTTACAGCTTCGTTATTAGCTGAAATAGCAGCTTTTAATGCAGCCCCTGTAGTATTTAAATAATCTTGCATCATTGCTTCGGCTGATTGAGCGGCAACAACTGCTGCCGCTTCTGCTACATCTTTACCTAAGCGTTTCATCATAGTTGGAGTAACAGAGATAGGACCAATGCGTCCATCAACCTTAATCATGCGGTCTAATAGCTGTCCTAATTCTTGAGGTACTAATGTTCCGCCACCATAAGCATTACGACGCTGAGCAAGTCCACCGAGCAATTGCCATGATGTTTGCTCTACGTAATCACCAATATGATCACCTCCACCGAGCACTAAAGCACCACCAGATGCAGCATTGAATTCTTGTACTGATTGCGCGACTAACTCAGTAGCCGCAGTTGATACTTGTTGTTGAAAAATATGTAATGTCATAATTATTCCTGTGTTTTAGATAAAATTTCACGAGCACGCGCAACCATTGGGTTTTCGTGCTTATTTTGTTGTTGTCCATCGCCTCCAGCATTTGGATTTTTTTTGCTAGCATCACCACCAGTTCCACTAGCTCTTGAGCCAATAATTACTGGCGCAAATAACTTATTACTTTGAAACTCTTTACTTAAATCCTCTAACGTTGATGCGGACGGCTTACCATTAGAATCTAAGACGCGTGTTTTCCCGTCTTCAACAGCTAACCGCGCTTTAATATGAGGCAAGATTAAATCAGCAGAATCACCAGCAAGCGAAATAGCTAATCGTTGAGCTTCGTTATCAACAAGGAGGGTATGTAAACGGCTATCACGCTCTTTAATTTGTTCAGTTAGCTCTTTTTCTCTAGTTAGCAGCTTTTCTTGCCAGCTTTTTTCTAAAGTATCGATGTCGCCTTTTTTGCGCGCCTGCTCCTCCGCAAATTTCTTTGCTTCTTCCTCTGCCGCTCTACGTTTTTCTTGCTCTGTTTTCTTCTCACCCAACAACTCCTCAACCTTTTTAGTTAATCCAGTTACATCAGGTAATCCGTCAATAGCTAATTGATAACCGTTAGCTGTCTCGGTATACATTTCTTTTTGAGCATCTTCTATTGAATCAAACTCATCTTTTGTTAATTTAAATTTAAGCATTTAAAGCCTCTGGTTAAATGTTGGGATCTCAAATCCCTAGTTATAAAAAAGGCCCATAATAATGAGCCTGTTAGTGTGTTGTTAATTTAATCCCGCCCGCTCGAAAGCATCAGGTATAACCTTTTTCATCTCTTCGAGTGTCATAGGTTTAAAGTTTTTGTGTAATTGAAGTTTTGCAAATTGCTCAGGGGTTAAACCACCGTCGCGAAATAGCGTTCCTCTTGTTGGGCCTAGAATAATGTCTTGTCTTTTATGTGTTTGACGACTTAGCCATTGATAGTAAGTTTCTTCTCCATAGACTGAACTGCCTGGTTGCCCTTCATTTAATAATGTTATGAATTTTTTGTTAATAACTGGTAGCATTCTACTTCTACACCTAAAATGTAATGGCGGCCTAGGTCCTTCTCCAACTAAATATGTTAAGCCATCAAGCGATCTGCATACCACTGAGGTATGACTATCAAGAATCGCAGCAAATTCTTCTTTATCAACAAGCTCAGGATTAACTGAATAAAACTCAGTTGCAGCAACACTTTGCACATGCTGTAGAGCAGTACTCATAATCGAATCATAATCATTTGCAATTTTTGAAATGACGCTATAGCCAACTGCTTCATCGCTATAAAGCAACCCTTCTAGGCTTCTAATGCTTCCACCTTCTGCAAAAGTTTTAGTTACAGAGTTTGTTATTTGAATGAGAGCCAAAGCTCCCCATGCTGCAATAAACTGTGGCAGATATAATGGACCATTCCAATTTTTTAGAGAAAGCGGACGATTTTGCAGTGAACTATTTAAGCTATTTTTATCGACTTTATTTACTACATCGTCACCAAACATTTGAGTAAAACTCGCATACTCAATCATAGCTAACTGCAGTGAAACCTCTTTAAGGTGAGCGATTAAATCACTAACCTCATTATCGAAAATCGGCTTAAGTGAGTGTTTAAATTGTTTTATTATCTTTTCTGACTTTGTTTTTGATTTAATATCTCCACCAAAATCAGAAAGAACTAAGGAAACATATTTTTTAATTCGCCGCCATACTTTAACTCTTTCCTGCTTTTTCTCTGCTTTTAACCTTTCTAGCATGGATTGAGCCATAATAGCGTTATCGAGTATTAGGTTCGACATCATTAAGCCTTATTATTGAGTTGCTGAAAATAAAGCATTATTCAGTCCTAGTGGATCTTGTTCATTTAACTGATCAACAATATCATCTGGTTTTTCATCAGCAGGTATTAAACCAATGCGCTGTTGATAACGAATAAAATCAATAAGCCGTAAACTACCAGATTGCACAGCAGCCATTAATGCAGTTATAGCTTGAGAATCAAGATTTGCAATATCATACTTTTTAGTGAGTTCAACACTCCCTTCACCACTTCCAGCAAATTGGATTGCAAATTT
The genomic region above belongs to Orbaceae bacterium lpD02 and contains:
- a CDS encoding KilA-N domain-containing protein; the encoded protein is MNIIKFDFKGHQVGFNNDGWINATEAAKKFGKKPAKWLELPSTGSYIDALAKALGFDVRKSDFELVKTTRGGAKSGTWFHPKLAVAFARWLSDDFGVWCDLQIDKLIRSQKVSYTDEQVMAILTHRKPQSWDKKFQDPFYQALSKMTSLPFNNHIGGCPALFGLITQKWVYGIVLPKFVYKSIKDKLNKGDKIHQYLKPEALKSVEDQLIAITTIAKGCIDYKDFEARCSTIFNIQGQMKFILAA
- a CDS encoding major capsid protein; the protein is MTLHIFQQQVSTAATELVAQSVQEFNAASGGALVLGGGDHIGDYVEQTSWQLLGGLAQRRNAYGGGTLVPQELGQLLDRMIKVDGRIGPISVTPTMMKRLGKDVAEAAAVVAAQSAEAMMQDYLNTTGAALKAAISANNEAVTDLSTAAGVSPSLRGLNKGARPFGDAHSRLVTWLMDGATYNDFIDETLTNANRLFQIGNISIMQDGMGRRFVVSDIPALSDGDKQNVLGLTVGAAAVATSPLIMKAQDVLGQENVKALMQGEYDFTLGVRGYQWAKDSIKSPTNAQISDSANWGKIATSIKDTAGVLVTFGKSITKSAPAK
- a CDS encoding DUF6246 family protein, whose amino-acid sequence is MIRVDIGEILIKQRLKGFLSDKNIEFKLTPSFENISKIGDSEQIIDIYSTLVNNRHMQLLQSFNKSMNKLVTKEIKTHIKRQEKLASLVIDCCCDEDASELALSSDTKINIAISLLKYGISGHANIRVSQRNEVKQYQPKFDVNQYISNARVHLGLSLNDAMRLTMTEYIILMANKYPDNDGFTAKEYDSVMDAYEKRRAERLKTYQ
- a CDS encoding tape measure protein — encoded protein: MATYTEGNIVYEVSLDTKNLLENSGKVREQLLKLNDNGEIAAKGLKKVESSAASAGNSLGKLTTVAKAVSAALVSSQILAYAQGWNELEDRIGNTGATVSQTKDIMDKLLETSNRNGRSIEESSELYIKLSNSMKELGYSTNDTLDYIDTLSNLMTINKTSSMGAESAINALTKAQMKGKLSGVEAMAVFNAMPSILKTLGSQLNKTESEVRSMADSGKLSMQQFSQAMISAQDETAKLADNMRNTVNDGLTRVTNNLKKYLGELNNSTGATGLLVDSLVLVSQHVDILANGLGILAAVYAGKYITSMAAATKQSAEKVIATLQESAATKKLVADELIALETEGRALTVRKQNLLATKAITTSKFQLKGINQQLNAIEAQRTILIDKETAAQARLATATKVSTVAANGLKGAMSMLGGPAGILLIAAGAFMSWSASAEAAREKAINLAIDIGSLTAAYKKMNNIQREAAKVRLSEDIAEQQKQYDKATDKVNEFKQAEADAAAQFNVEGHGERYQNQLKLLLAAQDKIGQALTEQKTTLDNYNKISNEAANATDNLAGSTNVLNEAFSKDATDSITKNIAKLAQETEIAELKQKGLTKQAYIYQGVLSTLGDDAGKYQASLFKAVQSGDLLKGNIEGLPEQVYPLIAALSQLYEVNNDGAGKTSSAASKIKELENNIAVARLEVKGAIADAKELKALQDAKSTNGTQEEINKIVALTKEYENLQAAKEGRTFAKEQVDNGMTDLEKIDNDESIKLDMLNAWRDTGLADEQLYQDAYNAIVEDGAKTRKKIEDDEVAARLANTQAILSSSSDLFGGLADLTKTFSNEQSTAYKAMFAVSKGFAIANAALNLQTAISNASSAPWPTNFAFMAQAAAQGAQIASSISSLSYGGGREHGGSVNANSMYRTGEGGKPEILMSGGRQYMIPGENGKVLSNKDIRSASASNSATALEWTFIVENNVGNAQIGQPDIDRDKRIVKWAVSEVANGIQNHSGEVWNAMKNSTNIKAKL